A window from Fragaria vesca subsp. vesca linkage group LG5, FraVesHawaii_1.0, whole genome shotgun sequence encodes these proteins:
- the LOC101299002 gene encoding NAC domain-containing protein 100-like isoform 1, with protein MMQEMEKFVLPAGNFKEDNQIDLPPGFRFHPTDEELISHYLHKKVMDSNFGCKAIGDVDLNKSEPWDLPCKFPQSKLLPIFILSVCDFQFDLMLQFWLFFSFILFFWFVDEDKAKMGEKEWYFFCVRDRKYPTGLRTNRATEAGYWKATGKDKEIYKGKSLVGMKKTLVFYRGRAPKGEKSNWVMHEYRLEGKFSVHNLPKSAKNEWVICRVFEKSAGGKKVHISGLPNSGSRGTETGSSGLPPLLDSTPYNGAKTRPASESTYVPCFSNQESIDSQRNQGIVDYINNNNPLFSVSSNPSNNNNNNNNSFPRVTYQYSAPVSSANFQFPSSVVMQDHLRALLENNVSFMRQNFKTERDMISVSQETGLTTDVNPEISSVMANHEIGRRPFDDQDSFWM; from the exons TCACTACCTACACAAGAAGGTTATGGATTCCAACTTCGGATGCAAAGCAATTGGGGATGTGGACTTGAACAAGTCCGAGCCTTGGGATTTGCCATGTAAGTTTCCCCAAAGTAAATTGCTTCCCATCTTTATTTTAAGTGTCTGTGATTTTCAATTCGATTTAATGTTGCAGTTTTGGTTATTCTTTAGCTTTATTTTGTTTTTTTGGTTTGTTGATGAAGATAAAGCGAAAATGGGAGAAAAGGAATGGTACTTCTTCTGTGTGAGGGACAGAAAGTATCCAACTGGTCTGAGGACAAACAGAGCAACTGAGGCTGGATATTGGAAAGCTACCGGGAAAGACAAGGAGATTTACAAAGGGAAATCCCTAGTTGGCATGAAGAAGACCCTTGTGTTCTACAGAGGCAGAGCCCCAAAAGGTGAAAAGAGCAACTGGGTCATGCATGAATACAGATTGGAGGGTAAATTCTCAGTCCACAACCTCCCCAAATCTGCAAAG AACGAATGGGTGATTTGTAGGGTCTTTGAAAAATCTGCCGGTGGTAAAAAAGTCCATATCTCTGGACTTCCGAATTCGGGTTCTCGTGGAACTGAAACTGGTTCTTCTGGTTTGCCACCTTTGCTGGACTCGACGCCTTACAATGGCGCCAAGACCAGACCTGCTTCAGAGTCGACTTACGTGCCCTGCTTCTCCAACCAAGAATCCATTGATTCTCAAAGAAACCAAGGGATTGTTGATTATATCAACAACAACAATCCTCTCTTCTCTGTTTCATCCAATCCTTCAAACAACAACAACAACAACAACAACTCTTTCCCACGAGTCACGTATCAATACTCTGCTCCAGTTTCATCGGCAAATTTCCAGTTTCCGAGTTCGGTTGTAATGCAAGACCATCTGAGGGCCTTGCTTGAGAACAATGTCTCGTTCATGAGACAGAACTTCAAAACAGAGAGGGACATGATCAGTGTGTCTCAAGAAACAGGTCTTACTACTGATGTGAACCCTGAAATCTCTTCTGTCATGGCGAATCATGAGATAGGTAGAAGGCCATTTGATGATCAAGATAGCTTTTGGATGTGA